In the genome of Kineococcus endophyticus, the window CCGAGCCGGCGACCCACGGAGTCCTGCTGACCGACGTGGCCGCGACCAAGGTGCGCACCCTGCTCGAGCAGGAGGGTCGCGACGACCTGCGGCTGCGCATCGCCGTCCAGCCCGGCGGCTGCTCCGGCCTCATCTACCAGCTCTACTTCGACGAGCGCACCCTCGACGGGGACGCCGTGCGCGACTTCGACGGCGTCGGGGTCGTCGTGGACAAGATGAGCGGCCCCTACCTCGACGGCGCGACGATCGACTTCGCCGACACCATCGAGAAGCAGGGCTTCACCATCGACAACCCGAACGCCGGGAGCAGCTGCGCCTGCGGTGACTCCTTCAGCTGACCGAGCCTCCGGCCGACCGGCCCCCGCCCCCTCTCCGGGGACGGGGGCCGCTCGCGTCTGGGCGCTGGCCCCGCCGCGTGAGCCGGTCGGCCGGCAGCGCTTCGACGTCGGCCGGTCCCGGTTCGCCTTCGGCGACGTCGCCGTCGAGGAGGGCGAGGACCTCGTCGCGGCCGGGGGCGACCTGCAGCCGGCGACCGTCCTGGAGGCCTACCGCTCCGGCCTGTTCCCCATGGGCCTGGGCGGGGGTGGTCGAGGGCCGCTGGGCTGGTGGTCCCCGGACCCCCGTGGCGTGCTCGTCCCCGAGCGCGTGCACGTCTCACGCTCGTTGCGGCGGTCGCTGCGCACGTTCGAGGTCCGCCTCGACACGGCCTTCGACGACGTCGTGGCCGGCTGCGCGGACCCCTCCCGGCAGGGCGCCTGGATCACCGAGGACGTCGCCCGCGCCTACGGCCGCCTGCACCGCCTGGGGTGGGCCCACTCGGTCGAGGTGTGGCGCGACGGGCAGCTCGTGGGCGGTCTGTACGGCATCAGCCTCGGCGGCCTGTTCGCGGCCGAGTCCAAGTTCCACCGCGTGACCGACGCCTCCAAGGCGGCCGTGGTGGCGCTGGCGGAGGTCATGACGTCGGACGGCGTCAGCGGCCGTCTCGTCGACGTCCAGTGGCGCACGGAGCACCTGGCGACGCTGGG includes:
- a CDS encoding HesB/IscA family protein — translated: MTTTSDTTATAEPATHGVLLTDVAATKVRTLLEQEGRDDLRLRIAVQPGGCSGLIYQLYFDERTLDGDAVRDFDGVGVVVDKMSGPYLDGATIDFADTIEKQGFTIDNPNAGSSCACGDSFS
- the aat gene encoding leucyl/phenylalanyl-tRNA--protein transferase: MTPSADRASGRPAPAPSPGTGAARVWALAPPREPVGRQRFDVGRSRFAFGDVAVEEGEDLVAAGGDLQPATVLEAYRSGLFPMGLGGGGRGPLGWWSPDPRGVLVPERVHVSRSLRRSLRTFEVRLDTAFDDVVAGCADPSRQGAWITEDVARAYGRLHRLGWAHSVEVWRDGQLVGGLYGISLGGLFAAESKFHRVTDASKAAVVALAEVMTSDGVSGRLVDVQWRTEHLATLGVQEVSRGAYLSALGTALSRPEPRPLRPAGPARPDRPNDYDGG